The genomic interval CAACGCTTGCAGGCGATCTATATCTGCGACAATATCTGCCAAAGCGTTCTGTTCTAATGCTGCATCGTATAGGGCGCGGGCATAAGGTTTTGCAACCCGAATGTCTCTCATATTTCTAATTATGTCCCTCTGGACTGCCCTCCACTTCGTTTCGGGCAGGTTTCTGGTAAAGTTGCAGCTGGATTGAATTCGCTGAAGGCCTTGACAACCCAGGGACGGTTGGAATTAACCGAAAACCATCGTGAAACGTAGTGGAACGATGACCAGACTTAATAGTTAAGAAATTGGCAGCCTACTGATTGATGCGTCAATGATATGCTGATGCCGCTCCGCGCTGAGTTCCGCGCTTATGATTTTGCCGGCAGCATCAATCGCGAGTTCAGCAACAACGCCTCGCAGTTCTGAGATAGCATCGTCTTTTTCACGCTGAATCTCTGCCCTGGCTCTTGCGACTTCCTCTTCTGCTTCTTGCCGTGCTTGTGTAAGAATTTCTTGACGCTCAGTGTTTCCTTGTTCAATTGCAGCTTGGATTTTCGTTTGTGCTTCAGTCTCAATTTCGGCTAAACGTTGGCGTGTCTCTGCAGTGAGCCTGTCCAACTCTTCGCGATCCGTCCGCAATTGTTCCAACTGCGTAACGATTCCGGTTCTGCGCTCGTCTAAGAGGCCACCGACCTTTCCAAATACGAACTTCCACAGTACCGCCAGCACAACCAAAAAACCAATGACTTGGATGATAATCGTCTTCGGGTCAATCCCGAGCAGACTCAACAATCCACCATCAGCAGGCACATCAGCAGCGAACGCACTGTTGACACAGATGCTCGTCAGAATAACCGAGCATGCATAGAGGACACGGTTTGCAGTTCCTTGTTTGGTGTTTCGCATAAGTTTACTGTACTCTGTTTTTGAAATGATTATTAGTTGTCAGTTATCAGTTAAGGCGTGTGGATATGAAAAGCGTTTTACCTGCCACAAGCGATCAACTGAAAACTAACAACTGATAACTGATGTATTATTTAATTTTCGCCTCTGACATCTGTCGCGACTCGGTTCGCGTCTGCATCAATCATCTCTTTAAGCACTTCGCCTTCTGGGAGTTTTGCCTGCAAGATAAAGAACATTAAAAGCGCGTAGATAACGAGCGATTCGATGAGTGCCAAACCGATAATCATCGCAGTTTGAATTTGTGGCGCGGATTCGGGTTGACGTGCGATACCCTCAAGAGCCGTGCTGGTCGCACTTCCTTGTGCTCTTGAGGCGAAGATGACGGCGATCGGCAAGCCTAAAGTTACACCGAACGCCAACACTGCTAAATAAATCATGAAATGTCCTCCTTGGACGGATACGGGACAGTCTACACTTGTCCCACAGAATTAGTGATGCGCTTCATGCGCTTCGTCGCCGTGTTCTATGAACAGCACGATGTAGATAGATGTTAAAATGGTAAAAACGAATGCCTGCAGGAAGCCAGCAAACAACCCGAAGAACAGCATCGGCACTTGCACCGGAATAATCGGTATGGCATCTGCGATCAGCACAATCAGTCCGAGTTTTGTCAATTCAATAACGACTGCTTTTTCGCCAAAAATGTTTCCGAAAAGCCGGACAGCAAGTGAACCCGCACGCGATAACTGTGCAACAACTTCAAGTGGAAACATCAAGACCCCTAACCACGGCGGGTTACCCGCTAAATGTTTCAGATAACCGCCTATCCCGTTCTCTTTAATAGCGATAATTTGAACGCCTAATACAGCCGTTATACCGAGGGCAAGCGTTGTATTCAAATCTGCTGTTGGCGGTTGAAGCCCCGGAATAACGCCGAGATAGTTTAGGAAGAGAATGAAGATGAAGAAGGAGCCAACGAAGGGAACGTACTTTTTGCCGTGATCGCCTAAAATACCCCCGAAGAAATCCATGATACCCCCGACAAACACCTCTAAGAGGGTTTGTCCTTTCCCTTCAGGGATCCGTTTCAACTTTCGGGTGGCGAAAATAAAAAATAGTACTAAGACGAGAACAGCAAAGTATGTATTGGGAATTAAATCGGGCTGATGCCACCGAGTCGGTTCAGGGATCATTTCATCCGGTAAAAGCCGCGAAATCGGATAGAGCAAACTGCGGTGACCGTTGTCGGCTGCGAAACTTCCAGCGACTCCTGCCAAACTGAGTCCCACAACCAAGCAGATAAACGATAGTTTTTTCATGTTTTGTTGTTAGTATTTCTTAAATATAGCGGTCTTGGCACTTTTCAGTTCAAAGTCGATTTGTAAACGCTGCCTTACGACGGTTTGGAACCCTTATTGGAAAGAATAGACATCACCAAACCGATCGCCTTGATGATAATAGCACCTTGTACCAAAGCAATACCGCCTGCAAGCGCGTAAATGTTCATCCACTCCGTTTTAAATAGGAAATAGAGTATGCCACCCAACACTGTATATTTACCGAACGCAATGAAACCCAGTAAATACTTTGTGCGATTTGTTCTCCCAGGCTGGATAAGGCGTCGGACTACGAATTCGATTGACCAGAAGAGGCTAAGGCTGATAATGCTGCCGATAAGAAAACTGGGGAGTGCGGGACGTTTGAATCCTAACAACACTGCTCCAACGACTATGGTGAGACAGATTGTTAAGATATAGACTTGGCGGATAAATCGGTCGCCAACTTCCAAAACGGGCCCCATCTAAGTGACTCCTTTTTGACGCTCCCACAGCTAAAGCGGTGGGATTCTTGCTTCGTCGCAGTATGCCCGCCTGCCATACCCACCGAAGTGTTTGGCGTGATTTCGGGTCTTACTTCTGCTCCACAAGCGTTTAGACTCTCGGTATGCCCGACCGCGAGGGTTCTTTCGATTTACCTAAAGGATTGGGATTGTTAAGTATTATCCTTCAGAATTTTGCGTCTCTTCTGAGGTAGAGTGATCCTGTTTCTTTTGACCGTAAAGTCGCCGGTTCCAGCGCGCAACCGAACGAAACATTTCCATGAATCCAGCAGCAACCCCTATTCCGAAACCGATGTATGATCCAATTGCTGCGTTGCCTAATTTGCCACCGATCCACTTACCGCCAAAATAGCCAATGCAAATAGCGAGCGCAAGTGTTATACCAATGGAAGCGAGGTCAAACATCCCCACATTTTCATGTTTGAATGGGTCTAATTGACGTTTAAACATGACGGTTGCCCTCATAAAATGAAAATACGGTCAGAACAGACTTTCTCGCGAAGCAACGCTATATATTATAACACGCGAATTATGAGAATGCAAAAAAAAACACGAAAACAGTAAAAAGGCAAGAACGGTGTGTTCTTGCCTTTAACAATGCGTTTACGTACAGCCCCGTTATCGCTTGATATGTGCCCATGTCGTGGCGAGTTTGTCGGCAGGAGAGACATCAAACGCCTCTTCCAATCCATCCTCCATAATCTGTGTAATCTCATCCTCACTGAGAACTACATTAAAGATAGCAACATCATCAATGATGCCCCTGAAGTGACCGGCATAACCGAAACCGATGAGCAAATTAAGGTTGCTGGGGCTGGAATCTCCACACGGGTGTGCCCCACATTTCGCCCATTTATCCTCGGCAGTAACTTCACCGTCTTTGTACATCTTGTATTCACGGTCGTCAACATTTCTCGTCTCGGCGACATGAATCCATTCGTCATCTACGAAAGTCCCAGCGACCGGTCTTCTAACCTCTACATACGGCTGACAATTCGCACCACAATCACCCCAATAAAAACTCAATCGACCGTCTGGTTCCAATGTCAAGCAACCTTCGCCGCCATAAGACTTGCAAACTAAGTTTTGGCGACCGGCACTGACGCTTTCAGGTTTAACCCAGAAAACGATTGTCACATTCCCATCGAATTGGAGCGATTCATCGTTTCCCATATCCACAAAAGATGAGCCGTCGAATTCAAGTGCCTTACCGAATTTGCCATCTACCCATTTGGGTTTATTCTTGAGCTCGCCATCATTTCCGTTTTCTGAACTATCTTTGGTCGTATCTCCTTTACCTTCATCAAATTTCCATATACCCACAATGGTATCAGGGTCTAATATCGCATAGCTTGAAACAGCTAACGTCCCTACAATAAATAGGACGAGCGCGCTGATTGATAACGCTCTGGTTTTCATTTGGTTACTCCTCCTTAGTTAATAATTGTAGGGATGATAGCAGATTTAGTAAAAGCGGTCAAGAAAAGATTTCTCCGTCTACCTTTATAAATATTAATCTTCAGTTCGGAGTGCGTCAGTAGGTGAAAACCGTGCCGCACGCATTGCAGGATAGACCCCAAAACCTACACCCATGACGATTGAGAAGATAACAGAGGTGAGTATCCACGGTAAGGATAACACGACGGGCCACGCATCCACAACTGGCACGATCCGCACCGCGAGCCGTGCCATCCCATGCGCCGCCACCCAACCACCTGCGATGCCCAGCACCCCGCCGCAGAGACAGAGACAAATGGATTCTGTCAAGAACTGATAGAAGATATCTACCCGTTTCGCACCGACCGATTTCCGCAAACCTATCTCCCGTGTCTTTTCGCCGACAGAAACGAGGCAGATATTCATGATGCCGACACCGCTGACGAACAGCGAGAAACCTGCAAGGCTCCCTAACGTGATTTTCATCACTTTTTGAATGTGGAAAAGTCGTCGAGCCGTCAGTTTCGCTATCCAAACCCCGATAAACTCATCTTTCCCTCGGTGTCTTTTACGCAGCGTGTTTTTAACCGAATCAATAATACTATCAATTTCTGCACCTTTTCTAAAAAAGACGAGCAGATAGTCAACATAACGAAAGCCTTTTACCCGTTGTTGATAGGTTGTCAACGGCACAGAAATCGCATCATCTAAAGAATACGCGTCGCTGAGGCTCATGCCTTTTGTTGCCATCACTCCGATAACCCGTAACCTGATCTGCGATTGCCGCCAATGATACCGAAGTTTCACCTCTTGTCCGATGGGCGATGCCTCACCAAAAAGCTCTCTGGCAGTGTTAGCGCCGAGGACACAGACCTGCTTTGCGTTTTCGATATCGCTGTCGGAGAGGAATCTACCGGCGTGAACTTCCCAACCCATGCCGGGAGCGTAGTCTGCTGTAATACCTTCTAAACGTGCTTTCGCCTGATACCCGTTTCGGTTGCTAACAAAGGTGTTGAAGTCTTCTACTTTAGGCAAGACGTACAGTACATCGGGGCATTCTGCCTCAACTGCAGAGGCATCCTCAAGGGTATATCGTTCTGTAGTGCGCCGGACGAGCCGCGGTCCCTTCCAAATAGAAGTCCGTGTCCAAAATGCAATCTGATTGGCACCGCCCATCATTTCAAGGTTTTGAGCGATGATAAGTTTCCCGCCATCGCCGATAGCGATCATGCACAGTACACCTGCAATCCCGATGAAGATGCCGAGAATGGACAATCCTGCCCGGAGTCTATTTTGCACCAGGGGCTTTACACCCACCGTGATAGCATCACGAAAGTTCATAAGGATCACCCGAATTAGTGTTGCCTTATTTCTGTCCCAGAGCCTTCAGAAACGCTTCATCATCCTTTACATCTGAAAATTCAGGGGTCTCAAGGAAAGTCGGATAGTATGTATCCCGATTATAGGGAGTTACCACATAATAGTCCTGAGCGATTTTTAAATGATGTAAAGTCTTCTCTCGATCCTTCTCAGAAGCCCAGGTACTCACAGCAAGTTGGAAGTGCCCGTAATGGTTGCTATCTTCCAAATCAATGGCGATCTGTAGGAACCGTTTCGCCTCGTCATACTTCTTCAACCACAACAGACAACAACCGACATCGTGAGCAAACCACCAAAGATGGTCAAGATTTACAGGTTGACCTGCATCCCGTTTCTTCAACTCTCCTTCCAGATACGCATTCACTTCCGTAAAGACTTGATCGAAACGATCCCAATCTTCCTGTCTACCGTAGACGAGGAGTCGATTTTCTTTTGCGATCAACCAGAATTGAAAATAGTGCTCCGAACTGAGATCGTTGTTAGCACGTTCTAACTTTTCTATTTCAAGGAGTGCTTCATCAAACCGGTTGTTGCCCCGTAAGACATCTGCTCCGACTTGCAGGAACTCGCCACGACTGTAGTAACTCACTTCAGGGCTTTCCAAACGTTCAGAGGCTTCATTATAAAGTTGAATCCAGTCATCAATACGACCTTCCGCCGTCCAACAATTATGCACACTCAGCTTAACAGCCTCCAACACATATTTATCTGACAAGTGCCGGCACGTCCAACGGTAAAGCAGAGAGTGTTCTTCAGCGGTTTCTCGATTTCTCCCAAGAAAAGCGAGACTATCGATTAACTCATTATGTGCCCAGAAACGCTCGGTATTATCCAGCGTATCATTCATATACCTACGGAGTAGAGATAGCCGTTTTTCCATGCCAAGTTTGCCCATATACGGGTATATCTCATCGACGGCAAGATGCACCAATTCGGGCGTAATTTCACCCTTAAGCGCAGCTTCAATCTCGTTGCAGGCTTCTGTAAGAATGGCCGCTCTTGATGCAGGATCAGATTTCACATTTTCCATGAATGCATTGAACCTGCTGCGAATTTCTTCTAATTGACTCATGATGTTCTCCTTGATATTATCTGATAGTTCTAAATGGCCAAAGAATTCTTGATTCAAGAATTCTGGATCTGTTTGCAGACGCTTTCGCGCTCGCTGGAGTCGACTCGTAATTGTGTTCACCGACACGCCCATGAATCTGCCGATCTCCTTCGTTGACATTTCGTCAAGATAGAAGAGTGTTACAACGGCGCGTTCATTCTCAGGCAGTTTTTCCAAAAGTCTTTTCACAAGTTCATGGTAACGCTCGGTTCTCTCTGTCATCCGCTGTTCCGATATGTGATGGGTGTAGGAGGATTTCTCGATTTCTTCAATAGGTGTGTCCTCCAGGGACTGCATTCCAGACTTTTGGGTTCGCATCCAATCAATGCAAAGCCGATTTGCGATGACATGGAGCCATCCCGCAAATTGAGTGGGATTCTTGAGGGTCGAAAGTTTGTTATATGCCCTCAGGAAGGTATCTTGCATAATATCTTCCGCATAGTGAAAATCTTGGGTCTTCCGCCATGCCAGGGCATGCACACTCTTTTGGTACTTTTCGACCAAGATACCAAACGCAGTGTCATCGCCTGATAGGATTTTATGGATCAGCTGAACATCGTCTTCTCTTTCCACGAAACTTCCTCCTCACGAACAGATTGAATCATATATGCCTTCGCCGAGAGATTTAATCAAACGCCGAGTGTTGTAAAATTAGGCCGTTCGGTTCGATTTACACACTCTATTATTAAAGACGAAAGTTTGATGAGAAAACGTGCATCATGGACAAAAAATTAAAAAACTGTATTTTTTAGAGGTTATTTTGTGAGTGTCAGGCAACAAAAAAGGGAACCGGTAAAAAAACCAGTTCCCTGTGGATATTCTACTGGACTTCGGCAGCTAAGCTGACAATCCAGCAACAGCAGCGTCCTCACTGTCGAAATGTTCAAACACATTAACCAAACGACTCAGAACAATGAGATTTTTGATATGTTTCCCGACATTGATGACCCCCACGCGTCCTTGTTTTCGTGACGCAGCAGCGTATGCCTCCATCAAGGTGCCAAGACCTGAACTATCGATCCGATTGACCTGCTCAAAATTGATGAGGATACGTGGGGTATCAGAAGCCTCTATTTGTGGCAAGATAACTTCCCGTAAGTCTGATACGGAACGTCCGCCCACCTTTCCAGTGGGTTTCAAAATCGAGATGCCATTTTGCTGGCGAATTTGCGTTTTCATTTTTTTCTCCTTTTTTTATTTTGAAATTTGTCACTGTTAATTATTTTTAGGATGTGTTGACTTAACCCGAATTCTATTAAAAAACCTCTTTTTATCTCAAATCCAAGTCGGTGTCCGTTTTGAGGCGTTTGTAGGATGTTTCAAAAGACGCTCCCCAAGGTTTCTCCTCTGTGTGAGGGTCGCGCGGTTCAGCAGACACGACAGTCTCATCGTAGCCGAAAGCGAGGTAACCGATGCCGAAGAGCAACAAACAGACGAGGATTAGATTAATCATTAGGAAGCGCATTTTTTTCTCCTTATTAGAATAGGACTTGCATTTGAATTTGCAAGTGGCAATTTTGCTAAAATTTTACATCCGTTGATTTAAGTGACGCACCTTAGATGTCGAAAGGTTGCATTATTTTGAAAAAGGGTGTTGAAACCAAATGAACCCAATTTGAGAGAATGGAGAGATAGAAGATACATTCTCCGAACCTCTCAACCCTTGCGTTTTCCCTTTCGCTTATATAGAGTTCGTTCAGATAAAAAAGATAGTAAAAAATTTATCAAAGGCATTTATCTTTTTTTATGTTTCAACTCCGCTCTTTTGGCGCAGCTTGCAAACCAAAACTTGCTATTAATAAAGTGAGGTTGTCGTTACTACAAATGAGTTCCAAAACAGTTGCATTTTTTTCATAAAATGCCCTATGGAAGATTAGGTGGTGGGAATATTAAAGAATCTAAAATGCGCGGATTACCTTGGCAACGAAACGCTGTTTAAATTCCTGGGCGTTTGGGTCACCGAGGATGATGAAAAAGTCGGTGCCAGCATAACCCGAACGACGCAGTGCAAAGTAAATATTAACGCCCTCTGCCTGCCATATTAACCGGCTCCCAAGGCTAAGAGCCGGACTGAAGTCATAGGTGAGTGTTAAAATCTGTTGATAGCGTGTCTCGAAATGCCATTGGATTTGCGAGGACAACCCCACAGTGAAGTTATAGGCACGGAGATTCAGATTTCCGCTGATGCGCTGAATCGTTTCGCCTGCCTGTTCACCCCAATTGTAGGTAATACCGACATTATTGAATCTATCAGAAGCACGCGCACGTAATCCGATGCTGAAAACACTATCGCTGAATTCTTCAAATTGCCCACCCTTCCAGCCAGCGGCGAGCGCGTAGTCACTATGTGTTAGGATCAGTGAAGATATGGACAGATCACGCCGAAAGACCTCGCCTTCGTAAGTATTAGAAATCTCGCTTTGGATAGAAGCGAATACTCTACGGAAGAATCCTTCACGCCACTCGTTACGGAAATAACTCCCTAAACTTACACCGCGATAACCCGTAAATGGATGGTATCCGAGTCGATTGACGAAATCTGAATCCGCAAAAAATACGGATAAATATGGCTGAACGAGTTGCCCTTGGTGGATTACATTGGTGTACCCGTTCCTTCCGGTCGATTCGTCTGCCCAGCTTTGGGCGAAGCCAGACCGTACTGAAAACTTGTCAAATCTTACATCGCCTGACAAGTAACCTACATTGTTCGCTGCGGTGTCACGGTGATGATTTGAAAGGAACGCTGCTCTGATATTGGATGTTGTTGTTAGCGATTGTGAAGCTTGCAGGATAACGTTTTGATTGTTTCGGTGATATGTGCCAAGGGTGCCAACCGAAGTTTTTTTGCCAATCTTTCCAAAGACTTTAAGCCCGCCATCCATATCCATTATTCGCCGCGAATGGAAAAAACTGCCGAGGCGATAGACATTGCCGCCTTCCGAAAAGAAAGGTCTCCGATCCGCAACGAAGCGTTCACCATAAGAAAAATCAATACCCTCCACGGCTTGTTCAATGTTGTCAAAATCAGGGTTTGCTGTGCCGATGAGTCGCAGTTGTGGCGTAACTTCATAGCGGAGGTCGGCTCCCGCGCGGGCGGTATACGCGCGTTCATCGGTTTCCGTTTCACTAATACCCCCAATTAGATAGGGTAATAACTTAAGTTCACGTTTCCGAGGCGGCGGAAGTACGTCAATCCAGTGTCCATCGTTTTCCCTAAACTCATTGACCCCCAAATTACACCACCATGAACGCTCCCCAGTGCGTTGTTGGAATCTATCGACATTGATACCCATCCGAACGGGTTGAGTTGTGTCTGGATAATCAAGCATCTGCCACGGGATCTCCATCTCCACGATCCAGCCATCTTCTACAATCTGTGCAGCGGCTTTCCACAACCCGATCCATTCGCTTTTCTCCGCACGTCCAGTGGCAAGATGGGCGTATTTTGTGCCGAGCGGATTTACAATAAAGAAATTTCTGTCGGAAAACTGATGTGTATGAAACGGGTCGAGACTGAAGGAGACCCAGTCTTCTCCACGGATGCGCGTCTGGTCCTTCGTCTGGCGCGCCACAATTTTAGCGGGCATATCGTCGTAGAGATGAAGTCCGACATAGATGGCTGTGTCCGTATAAACGACCCGACCCACCGATTGGTTCCTTGCCGGTTTTTCGGTGCGTTCGTCGGTGAAACCGGTAGCTTGCGGTGCATCTTGCCAGCAAGTATCGTTGAGAACACCATCAAGGGTGGGTGGCTGCTCTGTTCTTAGGGCAGTGAGTTCTTTTTTTACCGTCATGTCGCTTAAGGCAATTCTTGGTTGAGAACCTATCGTGAATACCAAAACTGCAATCATTAACAAATTTATTTTCATGCGCTTCCTCTAAGGCTACTAATCTTTTTTCTCACGACTTACGCAATTCCGTGGTAGGTGCGGTTTCCCAACCGCACCGATCGCGTGATAAATAGCGGAATCTGCTATAAATCGAATCGCATTTTATAAAAATTGATAGCGAAACCCAACTTCCGATAATTTTTGGCGTGTTGGGTTTCGCTCCCTGTATCTGCACCGATGTCAGTGTTAATGCCGCGCCGTGCTGGCATAAAATTCCGAGATGCTTTCAACGCCGCGAAGAAGTGCTTCATCACTCAAGCGAAACGCCTCGCGTATTTTCAGTTTTTGCTTGTTTTCTATCGAATCAAGCAATCGTTGATTTAGTACGACATGGACGGTGTCCGCATTTTCTCGAAATTCCTGCAGTCCCTGTTCTGCTTTTTCGGCGCGACGTTCACCTTCAAAATTGAAGGGACACGTCACAACGCCTACTGCTAAAGCCCCTTGGTTTCGAGCGAGCGAGGCAATCAGCGGCGCAGCCCCTGCACCCGTTCCCCCGCCCATACCCGCTATAATAAAAACGAGGTCGGCATCTGCAACGATGGAATGAAGTTTCTCGCGATCCTCCTCAGCAGCCTTTTTACCCATCTCTGGATCCGCTCCGCAATATCCTGGCGTGCTGTTCATACCGATCCGCACAGGTGTTGCGTCATTGTGTTTGTCAAGTGCTTCCTTGACTACGTCCACAGCGTAAAAGTCAACATCTGTCAAACCTGCTTCAATCATCCATTTGACAGCGTTTCCGCCTGCACCGCCAACACCCACAACCTTGATTTTGTGTCGGAGACGCTTGGATTCTTCACGTCTATATGACATAGTTCTCCCTCTTTCAGATTCGACACCGAACTCCTTGCGCAGGAGTTCACGGGTCTGTCTTAATTTGGTCTTGATTGTCCCTATCGCCAATCCAAGTTCAGCGTGGATCTCTTTGATATTCCACGATTCCAGATAGTATAGCACAGCAACACTGCGTACTTTATCTGGTAGGTGATGCACGACTTCTCTAACATCTTCGAGAAGTTCTGTTTCTCGGAAACGTGCAACCGCATTCTGATCAATATAATTAGTTAAGTCAGGGTGCGGAATTTCACTTCTCGAATGATGCCCGGAAGTGTAGTATCTCTTACAAGCGTTGTAAGCGATACGCTGCAACCAGCCACCAAAACTTTCGGTGCGCCGCAGTCCGCCGATATTTTCCCAGACGGCTCTCCAGATGTCCATGAGGATTTCTTCAGCGTCCCGGCGTTGTCTCGAATTCGCGATAATAACTTTCTCTATGCGCGGACTATAACGCGACATCAGTTCTGTAAACGCCAACTCATCACCGGCTTGTGTAAGCCGAATGAGGTCTTCATCTGTCAGATTGATGTATGTTAATAGATCGTATCGCATAGGCATTTCCCAATTGGGTTTTGAATTAAAGAGGGAGATTTTTCGGTAAGTGGTTTAAAAAAAGCAAGAAATTGCATTTTGAGGTAGAGCAGGTTTCTCAGAAACCTCTTGTGTAAGAAATGAGGGAACAAGCATCTGGGGAACTTTAACTGACTGTTACGTGAATGATGTTTCGGGGTTGGATTTTTCTTAACACTGCATTGACTTGCAACATAGCAGGTTGGATGTCTTGAAGCCGATTGCTTCTGGCGGAGATGAGAATGACACCGATCGCGTATTTGCGGAAGTTCTGCTGATGTTCGATACCTTTGTCCATTGTCACCAGTGCGTCAAATGCTGCTGCGGCTTGCTCAAGGAGTTCGCCATTTCGCATCCCTTTCCACCCTTGCCGAGAAACCGTCGTAACTTGAAAATCAGCATCAAAATATCGGACCAATCGCCAGTCTAAGTTTTCATCAAGTAGAACGCGCATGTTATTTTGAATCTCTGAATGTTGTTGGCTCGTTGCGATCCTTATAGCATTGTGGGCTCACAAATGCGTAAACCTTGGAACAACACAGCACAACGCGAATCGATCTTATTGTGGGTGTGATCCAATTGCTTGGGTCAGCGCGAGTTCTAAAAAAGCGATTGCTTGTTCCCGAGAGACAGAAGGGAATCCTTCAAGAAAATAGTCGAGACTCTCACCAGCTTTTAGGTGATCAATGAGTGTCTTTACGGGAACACGGGTGCCGGTAAACACGGGCGTCCCTCCATGAATCTCAGGATCCTGATTTATCACTTGCTCTGGTTTCATTTTTAGGGTCCTCCTTGTTATTTTTTGCAGATAAATCTTTGATCTACCTGAGTTACTACCTTGTGGCGACCTATTAAGTTGTGCTTGCTTTAGTCTCAAGCGTCAGGGGCATCTTTATCCAAAAACTTTGGTAAATTATACCATTTTCCGCAGCGAGGATGCCAATCAAATCAATCTTCACGAACTTCATCCTCTGCCTTTAAGTACTTCAGAGGACTTTCGACGATATAATCCCCCGACTCCTCAAGAAACTGCTGCACCAGATAGACATGTCCGACACCGATAATCAGTAGAATGCGATCATCGGTAGACTCCGTGATGCGCGTCAGATTCACAAAGATTTTGAGATTCCGGACATACCAAATATGGGCGAGCCAATTCACCCCTGGATATTCGTCTCCTAACCCAACACGTGCATCATGTAAATATGCTCGCTGACTTGCCCGGCTCCATGCTGGCTGATTGAGACGTATAAGCATGTCAATTATTGGCTCATATTTCTCCGGTTCAATCCAGACTGTTCCATCCTCATCCACTATAACTTTTCCTGGATCTCTGGGATGGGATCCGAAGAGGTGTTCCTGATTGTGTTTCTTTGCAAAGTCAATCGTGTTTATCAAATTACTATCAATACCGCCTCTAAAGATTGGATTGTCTTTACTGCTTCGGAAATAATC from Candidatus Poribacteria bacterium carries:
- a CDS encoding RNA polymerase sigma factor yields the protein MEREDDVQLIHKILSGDDTAFGILVEKYQKSVHALAWRKTQDFHYAEDIMQDTFLRAYNKLSTLKNPTQFAGWLHVIANRLCIDWMRTQKSGMQSLEDTPIEEIEKSSYTHHISEQRMTERTERYHELVKRLLEKLPENERAVVTLFYLDEMSTKEIGRFMGVSVNTITSRLQRARKRLQTDPEFLNQEFFGHLELSDNIKENIMSQLEEIRSRFNAFMENVKSDPASRAAILTEACNEIEAALKGEITPELVHLAVDEIYPYMGKLGMEKRLSLLRRYMNDTLDNTERFWAHNELIDSLAFLGRNRETAEEHSLLYRWTCRHLSDKYVLEAVKLSVHNCWTAEGRIDDWIQLYNEASERLESPEVSYYSRGEFLQVGADVLRGNNRFDEALLEIEKLERANNDLSSEHYFQFWLIAKENRLLVYGRQEDWDRFDQVFTEVNAYLEGELKKRDAGQPVNLDHLWWFAHDVGCCLLWLKKYDEAKRFLQIAIDLEDSNHYGHFQLAVSTWASEKDREKTLHHLKIAQDYYVVTPYNRDTYYPTFLETPEFSDVKDDEAFLKALGQK
- a CDS encoding ABC transporter permease, with protein sequence MNFRDAITVGVKPLVQNRLRAGLSILGIFIGIAGVLCMIAIGDGGKLIIAQNLEMMGGANQIAFWTRTSIWKGPRLVRRTTERYTLEDASAVEAECPDVLYVLPKVEDFNTFVSNRNGYQAKARLEGITADYAPGMGWEVHAGRFLSDSDIENAKQVCVLGANTARELFGEASPIGQEVKLRYHWRQSQIRLRVIGVMATKGMSLSDAYSLDDAISVPLTTYQQRVKGFRYVDYLLVFFRKGAEIDSIIDSVKNTLRKRHRGKDEFIGVWIAKLTARRLFHIQKVMKITLGSLAGFSLFVSGVGIMNICLVSVGEKTREIGLRKSVGAKRVDIFYQFLTESICLCLCGGVLGIAGGWVAAHGMARLAVRIVPVVDAWPVVLSLPWILTSVIFSIVMGVGFGVYPAMRAARFSPTDALRTED
- a CDS encoding LamG domain-containing protein codes for the protein MKTRALSISALVLFIVGTLAVSSYAILDPDTIVGIWKFDEGKGDTTKDSSENGNDGELKNKPKWVDGKFGKALEFDGSSFVDMGNDESLQFDGNVTIVFWVKPESVSAGRQNLVCKSYGGEGCLTLEPDGRLSFYWGDCGANCQPYVEVRRPVAGTFVDDEWIHVAETRNVDDREYKMYKDGEVTAEDKWAKCGAHPCGDSSPSNLNLLIGFGYAGHFRGIIDDVAIFNVVLSEDEITQIMEDGLEEAFDVSPADKLATTWAHIKR
- the atpF gene encoding F0F1 ATP synthase subunit B gives rise to the protein MRNTKQGTANRVLYACSVILTSICVNSAFAADVPADGGLLSLLGIDPKTIIIQVIGFLVVLAVLWKFVFGKVGGLLDERRTGIVTQLEQLRTDREELDRLTAETRQRLAEIETEAQTKIQAAIEQGNTERQEILTQARQEAEEEVARARAEIQREKDDAISELRGVVAELAIDAAGKIISAELSAERHQHIIDASISRLPIS
- a CDS encoding ATP synthase subunit I produces the protein MGPVLEVGDRFIRQVYILTICLTIVVGAVLLGFKRPALPSFLIGSIISLSLFWSIEFVVRRLIQPGRTNRTKYLLGFIAFGKYTVLGGILYFLFKTEWMNIYALAGGIALVQGAIIIKAIGLVMSILSNKGSKPS
- the atpB gene encoding F0F1 ATP synthase subunit A; this translates as MKKLSFICLVVGLSLAGVAGSFAADNGHRSLLYPISRLLPDEMIPEPTRWHQPDLIPNTYFAVLVLVLFFIFATRKLKRIPEGKGQTLLEVFVGGIMDFFGGILGDHGKKYVPFVGSFFIFILFLNYLGVIPGLQPPTADLNTTLALGITAVLGVQIIAIKENGIGGYLKHLAGNPPWLGVLMFPLEVVAQLSRAGSLAVRLFGNIFGEKAVVIELTKLGLIVLIADAIPIIPVQVPMLFFGLFAGFLQAFVFTILTSIYIVLFIEHGDEAHEAHH
- a CDS encoding AtpZ/AtpI family protein, which gives rise to MFKRQLDPFKHENVGMFDLASIGITLALAICIGYFGGKWIGGKLGNAAIGSYIGFGIGVAAGFMEMFRSVARWNRRLYGQKKQDHSTSEETQNSEG
- the atpE gene encoding ATP synthase F0 subunit C yields the protein MIYLAVLAFGVTLGLPIAVIFASRAQGSATSTALEGIARQPESAPQIQTAMIIGLALIESLVIYALLMFFILQAKLPEGEVLKEMIDADANRVATDVRGEN
- a CDS encoding STAS domain-containing protein → MKTQIRQQNGISILKPTGKVGGRSVSDLREVILPQIEASDTPRILINFEQVNRIDSSGLGTLMEAYAAASRKQGRVGVINVGKHIKNLIVLSRLVNVFEHFDSEDAAVAGLSA